A region of uncultured Carboxylicivirga sp. DNA encodes the following proteins:
- a CDS encoding TolC family protein, with protein MKYYIQYIIVIAILTTTPNWMLAQQKMTLNDAILTGLANNFDIKVGEMNYEISKIQNSWGNAGKWPSVTLSLGMNNSLNDRFNETNETGYFSGSVMANWLLFDGFAVNIRKSRLQYLEQISGGNAAVIVENTIQAIILGYNTVLLEMERLKVLESVMNLSKDRYDYIQHKAEFGVGSTYEVSQAKGDWLTDRANYLNQEMTVKSVKRQLSYLMALPPESNIEYTDILEPAVMEYELAALKDKMETENQTLKNQYLNLEVLDRALALEKSARYPSLSLSTGISSNYYPDVLNTSETAAAFSGSYSAILNLSLSYNLFNGNQVNRNIEIAQIQEQMGEVQIAEMKSRLTNQLYDYYALYSVRKELYELQTENLETAQINMDISTEKYRNGAISSFDYRNAQRTYLETALRQVQSVYNLIETNTNIIRITGGIIAEFGE; from the coding sequence ATGAAATATTATATTCAATATATTATCGTAATTGCAATACTAACAACTACTCCTAATTGGATGCTTGCACAGCAGAAGATGACTTTGAATGATGCCATCTTAACTGGACTAGCCAATAATTTTGATATTAAGGTTGGTGAAATGAATTACGAAATATCAAAGATTCAGAATTCATGGGGCAATGCTGGAAAGTGGCCTTCAGTGACTCTTTCACTTGGCATGAACAATTCACTCAATGACCGTTTTAATGAGACTAATGAAACCGGATATTTTTCCGGCTCAGTAATGGCTAACTGGTTATTATTTGATGGTTTTGCTGTTAATATCAGAAAAAGCCGATTACAGTATTTAGAACAAATTAGTGGTGGCAATGCAGCTGTCATAGTTGAAAATACAATACAGGCAATCATTTTAGGTTATAATACCGTTCTGTTGGAAATGGAACGGTTAAAAGTTTTGGAATCGGTTATGAACCTGTCAAAAGACCGTTATGATTACATTCAGCATAAAGCTGAATTTGGAGTTGGTTCAACCTATGAAGTTTCACAAGCAAAAGGAGACTGGCTTACCGACAGAGCTAATTATCTGAATCAGGAAATGACAGTAAAATCTGTCAAAAGACAATTATCCTATTTAATGGCTCTTCCTCCTGAATCAAATATTGAATATACCGATATTCTGGAACCTGCAGTAATGGAATATGAGCTTGCTGCTCTAAAGGATAAAATGGAAACTGAAAATCAGACTTTGAAAAATCAGTATCTTAATTTAGAGGTTCTCGACCGGGCTTTAGCTTTAGAGAAATCAGCAAGATATCCGTCTCTTTCATTAAGCACTGGAATATCAAGCAACTATTACCCCGATGTTCTTAACACTAGTGAAACAGCTGCTGCATTTAGTGGATCCTATTCGGCCATTTTAAACCTATCGCTAAGCTATAATTTATTTAACGGAAACCAGGTGAACCGTAATATTGAAATAGCACAAATTCAAGAGCAGATGGGTGAAGTTCAAATAGCTGAAATGAAATCACGCTTAACCAATCAATTATACGATTACTATGCTTTGTATAGTGTGCGTAAGGAATTATATGAATTACAAACCGAAAACCTTGAAACAGCCCAAATAAACATGGACATTTCAACGGAAAAATATCGTAATGGTGCTATCTCATCATTTGATTACCGTAATGCTCAGAGAACCTACCTTGAAACAGCCTTACGACAAGTTCAATCGGTTTATAATCTTATTGAAACTAACACAAACATAATTAGAATTACAGGAGGTATTATTGCAGAATTTGGAGAATAG
- a CDS encoding GNAT family N-acetyltransferase, with amino-acid sequence MKGVLFEIHHPQNNDQLLAYLCGLSPLSKKRFGPHAFTLDAINNLSNNKGYRLYTARFKNKLIGYSITKIGWLDHEKARLMKYGIIENYHDITLAPSIADEYQCKGIGSQFLQFILSDIDSLMKKGNIYLWGGVQKSNKRAIKLYEKMGFVTLGVFNNKGAYLDMVLPRKTEIVHQRISNPEKIYS; translated from the coding sequence ATGAAAGGCGTATTATTTGAAATACATCATCCCCAAAACAATGATCAATTATTGGCATATCTATGCGGATTAAGCCCCTTAAGTAAAAAGAGATTTGGTCCGCATGCTTTTACTTTGGATGCAATAAACAATCTGTCGAATAATAAAGGATACAGATTATATACTGCCCGATTCAAAAACAAGTTGATTGGTTATTCAATCACTAAAATCGGTTGGCTCGATCATGAAAAAGCCAGGCTGATGAAATACGGTATCATTGAAAATTATCATGATATTACCCTGGCACCTTCCATTGCCGATGAATATCAATGTAAAGGTATTGGGTCTCAATTTTTACAATTTATTCTGAGCGATATCGACAGTCTGATGAAAAAAGGAAACATCTATCTTTGGGGTGGAGTTCAGAAAAGCAATAAAAGAGCCATTAAGCTATATGAAAAAATGGGATTTGTCACCCTTGGAGTTTTTAACAACAAGGGTGCTTATCTCGACATGGTACTTCCGCGTAAAACAGAAATAGTACACCAGAGAATTTCAAATCCTGAAAAAATCTATTCTTAA
- a CDS encoding outer membrane beta-barrel protein, whose amino-acid sequence MKQSITMNLLKNRNLWTILIIAFPIISSGQETEKGKLSVNLHAGTGNTINGFRSSDYNGFSFYGITNQFTYGLDVSYFLSDKHRIRVGAGYIQKYYGSKWPVSYDMDYTRVTLYGYELSLNFDYKIYQKGNFQLFASPGLIGEFVVEADYQNFLDNGDSNYKLYNIYPQDEYPSENVGLNLSMISKYKLTNWCGLTLTPYYNVFLKSYTDSNAYQRFGVSLGAEFTF is encoded by the coding sequence ATGAAACAATCAATAACAATGAATTTGCTTAAAAATAGGAATTTATGGACGATTCTGATAATTGCTTTTCCAATCATCTCATCTGGACAGGAGACAGAAAAGGGTAAACTGTCTGTTAATCTGCATGCTGGAACAGGAAATACAATTAATGGTTTCAGATCTTCTGATTATAATGGTTTTTCATTCTATGGCATTACAAATCAATTTACATATGGGTTAGATGTAAGTTATTTTTTGAGTGATAAGCATCGTATAAGAGTTGGTGCGGGTTACATACAGAAATATTACGGATCAAAATGGCCAGTAAGTTATGACATGGATTATACCAGAGTAACTCTTTATGGTTATGAGTTAAGTTTGAACTTTGATTACAAAATATACCAGAAAGGTAATTTTCAATTATTCGCCTCACCAGGTTTGATTGGAGAATTTGTTGTGGAAGCTGATTATCAAAACTTTTTGGATAATGGAGACTCTAACTATAAACTTTATAATATTTATCCTCAGGATGAATATCCATCTGAAAATGTTGGTCTTAATCTATCTATGATTTCAAAGTATAAACTGACCAACTGGTGTGGTTTAACACTTACTCCCTATTATAATGTTTTCCTAAAAAGCTACACTGATTCTAATGCGTATCAACGATTTGGGGTTTCATTAGGCGCCGAGTTTACATTTTAA
- a CDS encoding inositol monophosphatase family protein — protein sequence MQLDKNQLEHLNNIAKEAVVEAGKIIQSMVHTHKRLNDKKGGHSVASQVLTEADLKAQDVILKRLQPTIVEFDLGWLGEESEDDKSRFRKDYFWCVDPLDGTLAFTEGYPGYAVSVALISKQGDPVLGVIYMPFTDTLVSSLEPSLTVAENADKKLCLYCDKSFLRHPKYYLIFRQMDNYAKSIGLRGFKVISGAGAVVNAISVFQHTDACYFKYPKPGNGGGSIWDFAATVAIGNSISAWVTDSKGHKMDLNRKESAYMNHAGILYASNKELAEFIIRLGEEL from the coding sequence ATGCAGTTAGACAAGAATCAACTTGAACATTTAAATAATATTGCTAAAGAAGCAGTAGTTGAAGCCGGTAAGATCATTCAAAGTATGGTTCACACCCATAAACGTCTGAATGATAAAAAAGGTGGACATAGTGTGGCTTCTCAAGTTTTAACTGAAGCTGATTTAAAAGCACAGGATGTTATTTTGAAGAGGCTACAGCCAACCATTGTTGAATTTGATTTAGGATGGTTGGGTGAAGAGTCGGAAGATGATAAGAGTCGATTCAGAAAAGACTATTTCTGGTGTGTCGATCCATTGGACGGAACATTGGCTTTCACCGAGGGGTATCCTGGTTATGCAGTGTCTGTTGCGCTTATATCAAAGCAAGGAGATCCGGTTTTAGGTGTTATTTACATGCCTTTTACCGATACTTTGGTTTCTTCATTGGAACCATCGTTAACGGTTGCTGAAAATGCAGATAAGAAACTTTGCCTTTATTGCGATAAAAGTTTTCTGCGACATCCTAAGTATTACTTAATCTTTCGACAAATGGATAACTATGCAAAAAGTATCGGTTTAAGAGGATTTAAGGTAATTAGTGGAGCAGGTGCAGTTGTTAATGCTATTAGTGTATTTCAACATACGGATGCCTGTTATTTTAAGTATCCTAAACCAGGTAATGGTGGAGGAAGTATCTGGGATTTTGCTGCTACAGTTGCAATAGGAAATAGTATCTCAGCTTGGGTGACTGATAGTAAAGGTCACAAAATGGATCTTAACCGCAAGGAATCTGCTTATATGAATCATGCCGGTATATTATACGCAAGTAATAAAGAACTGGCTGAATTTATAATCAGGTTGGGTGAAGAATTATAA
- a CDS encoding oxidoreductase family protein codes for MDIALEKRIAQNIGAERIIRQEVIQNLWSGYGEIVRYKVEGGVKESIIVKHVKLPDSTKHPRGWNTDFSHQRKVKSYEVETHWYKNYSDGCSIDCKVPECYYNEELDNEVLIVLEDLDISGFPMRKYSVSINEMEACLSWLANFHATFLNRKPEGLWEVGTYWHLSTRPDELDVMDDPLLKEAAPLVDQKLSDCRYKTFVHGDAKLANFCFSDKNEVAAVDFQYVGGGCGMKDVAYFIGSCIYEEECKKYEQPLLDYYFEQLQKALIDLGIEEDGEELEKEWRDLYPYAWTDFHRFLKGWSPDHWKLNSYSEKMARKVIKELGVTL; via the coding sequence ATGGATATTGCGTTAGAAAAGAGAATTGCCCAGAATATAGGAGCTGAAAGAATTATCCGACAAGAAGTGATCCAGAATTTATGGAGTGGGTATGGTGAAATTGTTCGCTATAAAGTTGAAGGAGGAGTTAAGGAAAGTATTATAGTGAAACACGTTAAGTTGCCTGACTCAACAAAACATCCAAGAGGCTGGAATACTGATTTCTCACATCAGCGCAAAGTGAAATCTTATGAAGTTGAAACACATTGGTATAAGAACTACAGCGATGGATGTAGCATTGATTGCAAGGTGCCGGAGTGTTATTATAACGAAGAGCTGGATAATGAGGTGCTGATTGTATTGGAAGATTTGGATATCTCAGGATTTCCAATGCGAAAGTACTCGGTTAGTATAAATGAAATGGAAGCGTGTTTGAGCTGGTTGGCTAATTTTCATGCGACATTTTTAAATAGAAAGCCAGAAGGATTATGGGAAGTTGGTACATATTGGCATTTGTCAACACGTCCCGATGAATTGGATGTGATGGATGATCCTTTGTTGAAAGAAGCAGCTCCATTGGTGGATCAGAAATTGAGTGATTGTCGTTATAAAACTTTTGTGCACGGGGATGCTAAGTTGGCAAATTTTTGCTTTTCTGATAAAAATGAAGTCGCAGCAGTGGATTTTCAATATGTTGGTGGTGGTTGTGGAATGAAAGATGTAGCTTACTTTATTGGAAGTTGTATTTATGAAGAAGAGTGTAAAAAATACGAACAACCTTTGCTGGATTATTATTTTGAGCAATTACAAAAAGCGTTAATCGATTTAGGAATCGAAGAAGATGGAGAGGAACTTGAAAAGGAATGGAGAGATTTATATCCTTATGCCTGGACAGATTTTCATCGTTTTTTGAAGGGCTGGAGTCCCGATCACTGGAAACTGAACAGTTATAGTGAAAAAATGGCCCGGAAAGTAATTAAAGAATTAGGAGTGACATTATAA
- a CDS encoding ABC transporter ATP-binding protein: protein MNEPVIVLKGLRKSYGKGSQRKEVLKGIDLEIKGGQIIGYIGPNGAGKSTTVKILCGLLKDFEGEILVNGLDLRQYEMEIKRKIGYVPETSALYETLTPNEYLGLLATLFEIPEDKTRERIDSLLKFFGMSEHANQRMDSFSKGMRQKILIIAGVINNPEILFLDEPLSGLDANSVILVKEMLTKLAAQGKTIFYSSHLMDVVEKISDRIVLINEGIVIADGTFEELKLDNSSLEQVFARLTGSKENVEETNALFESLN, encoded by the coding sequence ATGAATGAACCTGTAATTGTACTAAAAGGATTACGTAAATCTTATGGGAAAGGCTCTCAGCGTAAGGAAGTTTTAAAAGGTATTGATCTTGAGATTAAAGGTGGTCAGATTATTGGCTATATTGGTCCAAATGGAGCAGGTAAAAGTACAACCGTTAAAATTCTTTGCGGACTTTTAAAGGATTTTGAAGGTGAAATTTTGGTTAATGGCCTTGATCTCAGGCAATATGAAATGGAGATTAAGCGAAAAATAGGCTATGTGCCAGAAACCTCTGCTCTGTATGAAACACTTACACCCAATGAATATCTTGGATTACTGGCTACTCTATTTGAAATTCCTGAAGATAAAACAAGAGAAAGGATTGATAGCCTTCTTAAGTTTTTTGGAATGTCGGAGCATGCTAACCAAAGAATGGATTCCTTTTCCAAGGGAATGCGTCAGAAAATTTTGATTATTGCAGGTGTTATTAATAATCCGGAGATTCTTTTTCTGGATGAGCCGCTGTCTGGTCTGGATGCCAATTCTGTTATCCTGGTGAAAGAGATGCTGACGAAGTTAGCTGCTCAGGGAAAAACCATTTTCTACAGTTCTCATTTAATGGATGTTGTTGAGAAGATTTCAGATCGAATTGTTCTGATTAATGAAGGTATAGTGATTGCTGATGGTACTTTTGAAGAGTTGAAACTGGATAATTCTTCGTTGGAACAGGTATTTGCCCGACTAACAGGTAGTAAGGAAAATGTAGAAGAGACCAATGCATTATTCGAATCTCTTAATTAA